The segment atgcgtgtgtgtgtgcatatgtgtgtgtgtatgtgtaagtgtatgtgtaagtgtgggtgtaagtgtgtgtatgtatgatataatacatatatgtttcaACGTTAAATCGAGGtgaaacaaagtgacaaactaaaAATCTGCTCTATGTTACTCATAGACTCGCTTAGGAAtgctttccttaaaatattcagtattcaTGTACATCAGCTTTGTATCAGCAGAAATGTTACTTTCGTAGAACATTATAAAGGATCCATTAATTATAAAGTAATTTCCAATTTACAATCTGCCGCAGTCAGGAAGATATATTCCTGTAATGTTGATAGACTTGTTATACATAAAATTAAACCTCACACAATATGTTGGAGATATTGCTTTTGAATGTCACACCTGGTAGATGCgaaaatacatatacacgttGACAAAACATAAATGTAGAAACCGCCCACAGTCTATAAGACACTTTCAATAAAATGACACAAATTGCTGCAATACATATGTATTCACGCCTGCTTTTTTCTTGTAGATCGTGATGACAAAATTAGATAAACGCGTCTTGTGTGTATGACTAGACATTTTCTTGTCATCCCCGAAAacgacctgccagggaaatcaggtgTGATTAGCAGGGAAGTGATTCTAGGGCATAATGAGCCAAACGTTGTTTGATTTGAGTAAACCATTCACGACAAAAAAATCGCATTGTCTGGCGAACGATTAAAACTTGAAGCGTTGGGTAAATTGCACCATATTTATTATATGGGCAAGATATATTGATAGCTGATCTTGAAGCTTTTGTTTACTGAGAGCAAATTAGTGTTATTGATCCATTCTCATTATGTGCCTCTCTCTTTGGCTGACACTGAGGAAATATTAATTAGTTAAGGTACCAGGCTGGACCATTGTCTCGATTTAGAGATGAGCAAATAATTTTAGAACTAAAAACCCCAGAAATTTATGTCAATCCAGGAGAGTTGAGAGTGTCTGATGTCATCTccatagaaacaaacaatcatGACATAAATACCGACGAACCTAGAAACCTGTCATTCCTAAATAGCTCCGGGACTTAAACACATGCCTGAGAATATGCTGAATGCCAGGAACGTTATTATCCTGTTATGCATACTGCATGTTGCACCATGGAGCACATGTTTAATGTCTGACGGAGAAGTCACTGACGTCATCTTAAAAGGCTACAAAGTCCATCACAAACCAAGTAGTGTCGTTAACATAACCTTTAAAGCAGGATTGTTAAGTGTGCAAGAACTGGAAAATAAAAAGCAGtctctcagcagcagtatgTGGATGATCTTCTCGTGGTATGACCCTCGTGTTGTTTGGAATGCTTCGTTGAGCTCGGAGGAAAGTATTCTTGCGGATTCGACCAAATTTTGGAAACCTGAAGTGGTGATTGCAAATAGTATCAAAGGAGAAGAGCTACTGCATAGTGGGGGTTCTCTGGTGGTTACCAGTCATGGAAATATTAAATGGCTTCTTACGGGAGCAATAGAAACAATGTGTCCTATAAACGTTTACAAGTTTCCCTTCGATACCCAGACTTGTGAAATTGAAATTGGTGGCTGGTTTGGTGTGCAGAATAGAATACGCATCTCAATGGAAACAGGAATAAATATGGACCAATTTGAAGAGAATAGTGAATTTGAAGTCTCCACAGAAAGAATCACAGAACCaatctgtaatacagattcgCGATTACTTATAACCATCAACTTGAAGAGACGCCCCTTGTTCCACATCTTCACCATCCTGCTTCCCGTGGTCCTTCTCCACTTCCTCAGCAGTTTCGTGTTCCTCCTGCCTTCACAGAGTGGAGAGAAAACCAGCATGGCCGTATCTATGTTGCTCAGCTTCCAGTTgtttctgtccatcatcagggATTCCCTGCCCGAGAACTCCCTGACTGTCAGCCTCTTTAGCCTCTACGTGTCTCTGGCCAACTTCACTAGTGTCGTCATCGTCATTGTCAACATACTTCTCCTCAGAATGACAGAGAAGTCACCACCGAAATGGATCGTAAGACTGTGTAAGAAGGCGTTACGTAACGTTGATATTGGTAGTGTCAGTGTGGAGGGTGTAGAGGAGACCAGGCCAAAGTGGGAGGATATTGAAACTGAACTTAACAGGACCTGTTTTGCATGCTTCTTTGTTTTCAGTATTGGACTGACAGTGGTTGCTCTCGGGATGCTGACAAGATGAAGGCGTGCAAATGTTAGCCTACCATGTCAACTGTCTATTAGAATGTTAATGTCATTGAATAACTGGTCCTGACGTCTCGACTTTCGACTGACCCTTGACTTAAAATGGAAAGGTAAATTATATGAATAAATCGGTGCACTTGAAACAATaagatatgtttgttttacTATATACAGATACAATGGTGATAACGAAGGGGAAATTAATTTTATATGCTTTAATCCTTGTGATATTTAACAACAAAATGCTGCTTTGAAAGACGACAACGGATAATGTGACTTTCACATCAGTAAGACCTCTTATTGAATTTGGGGTAAAACATCCCCGTGTGCACTGATTGTGCTCCCTTCCTTTCTGATCTGTCTCTCTTTGTATGTGAACCGTAATTTCTGCTCGGGTTGGCAAAACCAAAACAAGGTATGTTTGTCAAGAGTTAAGCTTCAGTTTTAGCGATGATCTAACCGTTCAATCACAATGAGATAGTCAATTCCCTTTTCACGAACATCTGGTATTATGGCTATTTGATAATGATTCAAAACACAttcactgtttcacatcggcaatggtaaatattaaaaacctgtcaacgaagaacAAAAAAATAGCTAGATTCCAATTTAATATTAGTAATTGGATCTAAAATGGTTTAGCTATAGATAACAATATCATGTAAAAAACGGGCTATGGATCGTAGTGAAACTGACGCTATATTAGTGTTTTtaggatggtgataatgatgtgTCGGACTTGACATGACACTGGGACGTCATTCAATAGATCGTTTTTCATCTTCCCATTACAAGAAGACGTTTAGAATCTGAATTTGTAAACCTAGAATCCGATCATGTAGATGCTGTCATTGCAAACTGGAGTGAAGAAATGAATCAGCTGTTACCACTAGTGTATCTCGTGCCCCAAGTCCTGACCCATACACAGAAATACAGGGAAAGGGCATGTAGGTTGCACCACAAGTTTTACCACAATGTTCGTCAAGTTTCGGGCGTTTGCTGTGTAAAGAGAGGTAAAGAAGTATGCATCGTCTGCCACATTAGGAGAGGTTGCAATTGGTTTCGTTGTTGAAAACTTCGATACTGGTGAAGGAAATCGATTTACTCTTAACAACATGCTTTTGTTTCTTCTCTTTTAGACATACTGGTGGTCTGTGTTTTCTCTCAGAATACTAAAGGATTGTGTAGGATTTGTGCATGTTGATAAAATATGCCAGATTAGACGCGATAGGGAAAAGATACAATTTACACGTTAGTGATTTCCTTGATAATGAGATTCCCATAGTTTACCTGATTCGTTGCCAGGTTCACACACGTTCCTGATCCAAGAAAGCCAATGTGTGACAATGTCCTATAGAGTCCACAAATATGGACCGTGACGTTTCAGCAACACAAGCTCTAATACCTGctaaaaacaaagaaagtgcTTTTTACTTCTCCCTTCTTTTAAAATGGACACCTTCAGTCTTAAGGTTCTTGAGAAGAGTGTCAATATACTTGGAATAAGGTGACAGCCTAGTGTCACTGTCAGCTGTACCTGGACGATGCCCTTCTCTCTCTTGGCAACCTCGGTGTGCAGCCTTCTCTGTGTCCCTGGTTCTTGGCCAGTCCATTCTTCAAGTCTTCTATCCACTGCTGGTTCTGTTGTTCTTCCGGATTCTTCCTCTTGACAGGCATCTTGTTGACTGATTGCTGTCGAGTTGAGGAATGTGGGGATTGGCAATGGGCTCGTCGTTATGAACGTGCGTGATCGTCTCTGACTTATGTGAAACAATGCGAGAAGAAGAAGCGTGAACTATGCGCAACCATGCTACACACAGTTCCTGATCAAAGGGACCCAATGTGTAACACTGTGTGTCAGTGCGCGCAGTGTTGGAAACTGACAAGCTTTGATACGCACTGCTCGCTGTGTTTGCGAGTAGGTTGCACAATGTTCACGATTACTTCAAGCAAATGGCACGAGTATGCGAGCCAGCAATTTTGAACATTTCCAAAGTTTCCTTGCGCACTTAGCGGCAGCCCCAAACAGGTTATGCGCACTTTACACCAGTTTACGCAGGGTTCACTCACTGGGACGCAAAATTGCGTACCAGTTGGGAAAAAGTGCAAGTGTCAAGGTGGCTTTTGGCGTTTGTCCCAGCGGCTCATTTCAGACCAGTTTTCCGTCAGTTGAAGATGAGGGCGTCATCACAGAAACTTGTTGATCACTGTGACTGCATGGATGAGTCACTCCATCTTCACAGTAGTCAGCTGGTGTGTACTCAACCAGTCATTCAACCAACAACAATGCTGAAGGTATGTATAATTAGTCATTAAATCCAAAAAATAATGTCTAAATGGCAAAATCGATacaacaatacataatattttacaaaatgtttttaagttttaagttGCAGACATAACTGAGCGTCATTTTGACCTATTTTGCTCTTATGCTTTCAGTTATCAACTGATGTGTGCTTGGTAACATGTACCTCCCTTCAAACACTTTGCAGTGAAACTCAGATGTGCTCGTTGCTTGACTGGCATGAACACctatatgttttaaaagccTCTGACAATTGTTAAACCCTTACGTTAATCTTAGCGCATGTTACCTTGCAGCATTGCGTAAATGTGcctattatatattattatctgAGCTAGCATAGTGGAATAATATTCTCGTGGCATGAATCATGCTGACACCCATACTGTCCACAAGCTCCATTATTGGCGGATACGAGTGGCATGAACTTTTcatacacagttgggatacgaggACATGACTTCCCCTCACGTTATAGTCATGAAAGATGACGCACAATCATCCACGCCATTGAGCAGGGATAACGTGCGACGTGAACTATTACAAGATGACCTGGCACCCATCTGGAAACGATATTTCAGTCACCGGCATCATGAGCGTTGACGTACGCAGTCAAGATTTGAGGACATGCATGAACTAGGTCAGATGGCCTGACCACCTCTGTATTGCCAATGATTGTGGGAAATAATTGAGAAGATTTACTTAACACGCATCTTTATGgttaaatgatatttctcaCCAGTGTCTTTTCGTTGCAAGACGCGGTGAGGTgtcctaatggttaaagtatcCTCATTGATAAAATGTTCCACACCCACTATGCCATTGTTTGTCCTTACAGATGGGTTGTCTTCTCTCAAAGCAGCAACTGGTGTGAATTATTGCACACATTATCAGCACATAAAGCCAATCCTCCTTCGCTGTTATCAATCTAGTTGTATATATCAAAAGAAGCATAGTTGTATTCAGCGTGTTAAAGACAACAGACTTGGCAGGTTAGGTAGTGCattggtttattcatatgattTACCTTGCCATTTGGACTCAAGGGTCAGTCGAGACTTCAAGACCCATCATTCTCTGGTGTTAACATCCTTATGTCATAAAtgtgtggcacccgtggcgagccacctcctcatggtgggtgctgggtaacgccaagggTGCTGggtaagagctcgccaacacccccgttgtggacccgggggaatatttggttcaccaacccgtttgccgtgggttgcggccctgtgtcggtggaggacgggagtctgggggttgagagcactggggacctgtgaccgcgttccctttgctcaacacaccccttcgagccttacttcacctagacgggtggttgaatgggcccggttcaaccaatcggctggtcacgccaagccctgagtgttacattttgtaatgtaaaaatttgaaaattttatcCATGTAAGTCTTGGCAATTTTTTCGACcctcataatttcaaatatacaccttcatgtttttgcctagagtccaatgcccagaaggcggtggctcatgggccaatctggtggaatgattaaactttaatttttctgctggagtatatcatccgggtatccttggtgctgcaagctggagatccgcttgtttttagcattgtcctcaTGATagtccgtggtgggtggggagctcggatgatgaaccaataaatactaaccatggaataccaaacccctaccaaaaagacaaaacgtccacttgacattgatctTGATGATACTGAACACAGATCTACTAAAGcatttgactactggccacgctttatcGTAATTGAGACGCTGGATAAGACACCACTgaaattgaatccttttgcggtatccaagggaatacaaggaattgcgggtgaagtcaaaaacatcagacgcttgcgttcaggtgctttgTTGAATGCAGTAAGCGGCAGCAAGCCACGAACCTGAAGGCGATTGACtcgtttgtgaacattcctgtgttggtctcagcacacagaactttgaacaccagtaaaggaatAGTGCGAGACCGTGATCCCTTATTTGCTGCTATGACAGAATTTGATATCGTGTCAGAGATGAAGGAGTCACTTTTGTTAAGCGATTCAAAAGtcgtagaaataatgaaacccttgagacaaacacatacctgttttccttttcgtgtccaatagctccaaaatcaataaaggctggctactgtaacatcaatgttgatacttacattcctaatcctttaagatgctttaaatgccaaagatatggccatggtgtcaatacatgtaaaccatctgttacatgtgctcactgtagcgaaAAAACTCACACGACGGAAGACTGCAACAGCACTTTCAAAAAATGTACTAATTGTGAAGGAAATCACTCATCcttctcaaaagagtgtcccatttggaaacagcaaatggaaatcaacaaaataaaatttacacaagacaTTTGTTTTGCTGGAGCCAAAAAACAAGTGAAAAAATCTTAAACTTACGCTTCTGTATCTCGATCAACGTCTGATAcagccaaaataaccaaaatgtctATGAGCTGTCAAACCAACTGGACATGGATAAATACTGCTTCGCTTCAGATTCTGTCACCTGAAATATCCACTCAGACTGCGGAAGTACTTCCAGACTCACCCCGTATTCAGGATGCATCTATATCTAAGGCATCTAAACCCCACTCACAATCTAAATCTGATtctcaaacaaatgtgaaagacattACAAAACAACCGGTGAAATCATGAAATGTATCTtcatcacaaaaatgtcaaagtggcagagcttcgaaaggttcaacaaacaaaatccagctgtttaacaaatttggatcgttggaggacatggatgtgtccgaaaatatcccccacagggcacatagcttgtcgccatctagaaaggcaaggggtagatccccaataaatcccctgaaaagatagtttattccaatactattgtacagtggaactgcagaggattaggactaatttgcatgaattacagctaatagtccaagactttacaccttcagcgttatgccTCCAAGAGAtagacagatacatttgaccttcgtcattttaatgcatatcattgttattcacctccgggtgatagagccactggcggatcatccattctaatcaaacaaaacgttattcaaagccctgttccacttattactaatatgcaggctgttgctgtaagaattactttacatgtagcgtttacgctatgctctctctatatttcctctatatttcgccgtcttcaacgtttgcgaaaattgatcttcaagctctatatgaccaactcccgaagccctgtattataatgggagatttaaatggacacaacccactctggggtaatgtatctacaaacactaaagataAGTTGTTGGGggacttaaacctgaacgttttgttgacgttcctgatgctattaaatgcttttctgatcaccTGAACTCCATAGcagatgagtgtataccaaattcctctgcagttccacacataagaaaaccatggttcaacgatgagtgcaaacaagctaggaaggcaaggaaaaaggcagaacattatttccgtcgccatcccatggtgcataatttcaataaatttaaaattttaaatgctaaagcacggcgtacttttaaacggaacaaacgccaatcttggcaaaattatgtatttaaaataaattctcggacacctatgtccaaggtatggaacatggtccagaaaatcaaaggtaaaggtactaaatctagtgtccatcatcttaaacatggagatcaattgcttactgataaatcagatattgctaataaactgggtgaaacccttgctaaacactcttcctcttcaaattatgtaccaaaattccagcaatatcaaaaacaacaagaaaagaaaactattagtTTCAACTCacataatggggaagactataatgaaactttttctattcatgagctccatactgctctggatcaagctcatgatactgctacaggagctgataacatacatctATCACTTAGtgtgtttagaatcatttgttaaaaacgcgctgattaataaacaacacgctgtgtctatcttttttgatcttgagaaagcatatgacacaacctggaaatatggcattttaagatcattacaatcaggatcagggtgttccacaaggcagtattttgtcagtcactctttttagcatcaagatcaagaGTCTATCTAAAggtttaaacgatttaatagatggatctttatttgtggatgattttaatatttcttgtcgtggtaaaaatatgcatactattgaacggtaactgcagctttgtttaaacaatatagataaatggtgtcttgaaaacggcttcaaattttctaaatcaaaagccaattgtatacacttctgtcgtcaatacaaaccccataaagacccagaactatatctCAGTGGTACTCCTATCGatgtggtcaaggaggccaagttcttgggacttattttcgactcacatttgacctttttgccgcatattaaatcccttaaagccaaatgcctgaaggcactcgatttattaaaggttgtttcaaattcaaagtggggaggggatcaaagtaccctccttcacttatatagatcactggtgcgatctaaacttgattacggctccatcgtatatggtggagcctgcaaaagcaatcttaaacttcttgatcctgtacATCACctaggtttaagactttgtcttgggtccttcagaacctcacctgttgacagtctttatgttgaggccgatgaaccatctcttgcacaacgccgtatcaagtTATCtctacaatatatcaaactatactctaacgaatctaaccctgcatataactgtgtcttcaatcctctttatgaggatttgtatagcaaaaagtcttctcttgttccacctcttgggctcagaataaagccgtttattgctgctgctggtattgagctggacaatatagctccctcccgtcttctttcctctcccccttggcagctggttaggccacaggttgacttaacattaactacatttaaaaaatcagaaaccaatgaattacagtataaacaagaatataatcaataaaacatacatataacagttataaatccttatttacagatgggtccaaggacggtggcgcagttgcttgtgccactgtcattggatccagaacaatatcttctagattaccagacaatatttctatttttacagcagaagctaatgccatactaacagctcttaaatatattcagagacaccctaaacgtaaacaatatgtaatatattccgactctctttcttgccttcaggctatcaaaaatatttcttgtaaacatccacttttaattgaaattattgaactgtataataatcttgctactggccaatacgacatcgtcttttgttggttacccagtgatgtaggtatttctgggaatgtaatggctgatcttgctgcaaaagcagcactcaacaaatctgtgacaccacttcttcttccatactctgattacaaagcaagcattagaacctacatccgtgacctgatgcagaagaagtgggacacccaagtaggtataaataaattgcatgaagtaaaaccgtatattggtgaTATCctcttgggttgtcagtccagatttgaagagtttatgttaagacgatgtcgtattggccatactagatatactcattcatacctattgaaaggtgaggatcctccgttttgcatcccttgtgatgagagaacgacggtcaagcatatcctgcttgactgtgttgaattctccatcataagggacaaatatttcaatgtaaaaacaattaaggacctttttaacaccgtaagttctcatttaattcttgactttttaaaagaaattgatttcattactgaattttgattattatgttctgtagaaagctgcattttaattcatcgtagtttagatcagtaacttgaattgttagtggctgtaccctcaaagggggttgaagtaccgtaaaattattgtcctcctgagaggttaCGTAAGTCCCtacacatttcctgtacgtttaaacttccactgttttaatcgtagtatatgtgtatttttaatatttggctagataggactaaattgctaacagctgaggggatgatgtaaatccaactagggtccatgcaggtagcaaacgtactgtaagtccccattgtccctagtatggtgatctaccttcagttgttggcaatctatagccggattttatgttgtattgtccgaatagtgatattagttttatctttccacgctagttttaatttaaattgtgatattctagttgttttactgtccttcgccgacagattttataatatacatataatccttttctttgttaaatgttctcgtcataatatggctgagatattgccgatgtgacgttaaatattaactcactcactcactcataaatgtgTGTCTATCTCGTCAGCATCCCGAGAATCTCCGCTGTCAAACTACCACTGAAAACAAAGAAGCATGGAAACGTGTCCTGTTAAGTTCAGTTTCGATATCCTCCTTTGGCTTCGTCTGTTCTTCATCCTCCACATTGTTGCTATATCAACTTTCAGTAACTCCTTCTTACAAACTCTTACGATTCTTTTCAGTGGTGGCTTCTCTTTCATTTTGAGGAGGATGTTGTTAGTTGGCCAGAGACACATAGAGACTGAAGAGGCTGACAGTCAGGGAGTTCTCGGGCAGAGAATCCctgatgatgaacagaaacaGCTGGAAGCTGAGCAGGATAGACACGGCCATGCTGGTCTTCTCTCCACTTTGTGAAGACATAGGAAGACGAAGTTGTTGAGGATATGGAGGACAACGGGAAGCAGGGCGGTGAAGATGTAGAACAGGGAACGTCTCTTCAAATTCATGGATATAATGAATCTCGTTTTTGTATTACGGATTGTTTCGTTGATTCTTTCCGTTGAGATTTGAAACTCACTATTCTCTTCaaattctttcatacaaatgtatggTTCACTTGAGATATGTATTCGATTGTATTCACCAAACCAGCCACCGACTTCAATTTCACAAGTCTGGGTATCGAAGGGACACTTGTAAATGTTTATAGGACACTTTGTTTCTATTATTCCCGTAAAAAGTCATCGAAACCACCAGAGAACCTCCATTTTTCAgtactaaccctaaccctagctcttctCTTTTGATACTATTTGCCATAGTCAGGTTTCCAGAATTTGTTCGAGAATACGTTTCTCCGAGCTCAACGAAGCATTCCAAACAACACGAGGGTCATACCATGAGAAGATCATCCACATACTGTTGCTGAGAAACTGCTTTTTATTGTCCAATTCTTGCACAGATGCCAGTCCTGTTGTGAAGGTAACTTTAACGACATTGCTTGGTTTGTGATGGACTTCGTAGCCTATTAAGATGGCGTCAATGACTTCTCCGTCAGATACTGAACATGTGCTCCACGGGGCAAAATGCAGTatgcatgtcaaaataataACGTTCCTTGTATTCATCATATTCTCAGACGTATGTGTCAGTCCTGGGGTTTCTTGTGAATGACATGACACAAAGTATAttgagtttgattccaccaaattctaaatgcctttgaaacaactgacaTGTCTTTGGGTTCGTCAGTGTATTTAAAACTCATGATTGTTTGTTTCCATGGAGATGACATTAaacacatgtcatatgttttaaCTTTCTGTACAATAACATTATTGAGCTGGGTGCACTGTACATGTAAACCATGGTAAACCATTTAGGaccttaaatatatatattttgtattgtctaAACATTAGGAGTACAGGATTAGTTCACATGGATTAATAAGATTACTTCACTCTCGGTGAACAAAAGCATCAACTGTTAGGCGTTACTGGAATggttggaatattcctgagtgaagtgttgaacaacaaaccaaccaaccttcCTGCTGAACGGGTTGATAACATTACTGAAAGGATTAGTGCTTGAGTTAAGTTTAGCGCCGCACTCAATTTCGTTTTACATGAACGTTCCAGACAATCGAGCCAGTCTTCGTAATGGGAATACAATGACCACttttcacaacaagcatgggttactgaagacctaagAATAATGtgatcacagtcacagtgaaTAATGATCACGTTTGCAGCGTGCAACCCCCTTTCTCCCCCCGCccccacacacagacagacgcacagacacacagactcacatacagacacacatacagacacgcacgcacgcacgcacgcacgcgcgatttacagtccatttctgatgtcaaattccgtgacattgctggtatATTTTTAAAACGGGATACAAATAAACTCTTTCACTCATTTGCCATCACAGAATAGTAAGGTAACTAGTCTCTCACAGACTTTGTTATATACAACAATTAATCA is part of the Haliotis asinina isolate JCU_RB_2024 chromosome 6, JCU_Hal_asi_v2, whole genome shotgun sequence genome and harbors:
- the LOC137286879 gene encoding acetylcholine receptor subunit beta-type unc-29-like, coding for MDQFEENSEFEVSTERITEPICNTDSRLLITINLKRRPLFHIFTILLPVVLLHFLSSFVFLLPSQSGEKTSMAVSMLLSFQLFLSIIRDSLPENSLTVSLFSLYVSLANFTSVVIVIVNILLLRMTEKSPPKWIVRLCKKALRNVDIGSVSVEGVEETRPKWEDIETELNRTCFACFFVFSIGLTVVALGMLTR